The following are encoded together in the Lathyrus oleraceus cultivar Zhongwan6 chromosome 3, CAAS_Psat_ZW6_1.0, whole genome shotgun sequence genome:
- the LOC127125784 gene encoding transcription factor RAX2, with amino-acid sequence MGRAPCCDKASVKKGPWSPEEDAKLKDYIEKNGTGGNWISLPKKAGLTRCGKSCRLRWLNYLRPNIKHGEFSDSEDKVICTLFSSIGSRWSIIASRLQGRTDNDVKNYWNTKLKKKFMSMNQSVEMKSQQVTLLSILQNSTISSPSSLSFTGSFSYSSAAASSSLLSGNSFTSVQESSTGPSQSNSKGQINHVIDQELVEKYDNDDDDDVAFVAQNISDVDYLYNGGSVNQWIEKENGLWEENPFDEIKELIRTNTTSRCNNFLFDE; translated from the exons ATGGGAAGAGCTCCATGCTGTGACAAAGCTAGTGTTAAGAAAGGTCCATGGTCTCCTGAAGAAGATGCAAAACTAAAGGATTACATAGAGAAAAATGGAACTGGTGGAAACTGGATTTCTCTCCCAAAAAAAGCTG GTTTGACAAGGTGTGGCAAAAGCTGTAGACTAAGATGGCTTAATTATCTTAGACCAAACATTAAGCATGGTGAATTCTCTGACTCAGAAGATAAAGTAATTTGCACCCTCTTTTCTAGCATTGGAAGCAG GTGGTCAATAATAGCATCTAGGCTACAAGGAAGAACTGACAATGATGTGAAGAACTATTGGAACACCAAGCTCAAGAAAAAATTCATGTCCATGAATCAATCAGTGGAGATGAAATCTCAACAAGTTACCCTTTTATCCATTCTTCAAAATTCAACAATATCATCTCCctcatcattatcattcacaGGTTCCTTTTCCTACTCATCAGCAGCAGCATCTTCAAGTCTTTTGAGTGGAAATTCCTTTACTTCAGTACAAGAAAGTTCCACTGGTCCCTCTCAAAGCAATAGCAAAGGCCAGATCAACCATGTCATAGATCAAGAGCTTGTTGAAAAgtatgataatgatgatgatgatgatgtagCTTTTGTAGCGCAGAATATTAGTGATGTTGATTATCTCTATAATGGTGGAAGTGTTAATCAGTGGATAGAGAAAGAAAATGGATTATGGGAAGAAAATCCATTTGATGAAATTAAAGAGCTAATAAGGACTAATACTACTAGTAGATGCAACAACTTTTTGTTTGATGAGTAA